The following proteins come from a genomic window of Tenebrio molitor chromosome 9, icTenMoli1.1, whole genome shotgun sequence:
- the LOC138137804 gene encoding pickpocket protein 28-like, producing MHSVMSSRNKTAKPFTDVRRYFKEYCEATSIHGFKYFGEDRSIFERLWWAVVFIICLSGCCFMIYTIYDKYERSPVIVTFATKETPIYKIPFPAVTICPESKAAKEKFSYSATVLNKLDNNNSNPEENQRLDYMSFLCDDYDLVPHSKNETFSNHFLDTIDEIKPNFLDRVYNCTFMGRELKCRDILIPVLTDEGVCYSFNILDRSQIFNDLVNHYRKYHKSPVSSATWTIEKGYLDEYRFDTYPRRALLAGASNGLTMHLVTTKSDIDYMCKGVQGYRVILHTPMRMPRLKQEYFRVPLDQAVVTAVQPVMISTSEAVKTYDINKRDCCFPFERQLKFFTSYSQLNCQLECLTNFTLATCGCVNIFMPRDHHTQICGNGKFECMKRAESTLQTEGLYGRFQDGPVKSVQRDIDCDCMPLCTDLSYHTETSQTSWNWKEGLKSRSKQEFDKEKVHLSSLTVYFKFNHFITSERNELYGPTDFLANFGGLLGLFTGFSILSLMEIIYFLTLRIWCNVRMYGRWIEINR from the exons ATGCACAGTGTGATGAGTTCCCGTAACAAAACCGCAAAACCCTTCACAGACGTTcgaagatattttaaagaatattGCGAGGCAACCAGTATTCATGGCTTCAAGTATTTTGGGGAAGACCGCTCAATCTTCGAAAG ACTGTGGTGGGCTGTTGTCTTCATCATTTGCCTGTCCGGTTGTTGCTTCATGATTTATACAATTTACGACAAATACGAGAGGAGTCCTGTTATTGTCACATTCGCGACTAAAGAGACACCGATTTATAAAATCCCGTTTCCGGCGGTCACAATTTGTCCTGAGAGCAAAGCAGCCAAAGAAAAATTTAGTTATAGCGCTACAGTGCTCAACAAACTCGACAACAATAATTCTAATCCCGAAGA AAATCAGCGACTCGATTATATGTCTTTCTTATGTGATGATTATGATTTGGTGCCACATTCGAAAAATGAGACGTTCAGTAATCATTTCTTGGATACTATAGATGAG ATCAAACCAAACTTCTTAGATCGTGTGTACAACTGTACATTCATGGGGAGAGAGCTGAAGTGCCGTGATATTCTCATTCCTGTATTGACAGATGAAGGAGTTTGTTATTCTTTCAATATCCTGGATCGCAGCcaaatttttaatgacttgGT aaaCCACTATAGAAAGTATCACAAAAGCCCTGTAAGCTCCGCAACGTGGACCATCGAAAAAGGCTACTTGGACGAATACAGATTCGACACCTATCCAAGAAGAGCTCTTCTTGCTGGAGCTTCCAACGGTCTCACCATGCATCTGGTCACCACAAAAAGTGACATCGACTATATGTGCAAAGGAGTACAAGGCTACCGG GTGATCCTACACACTCCCATGAGGATGCCAAGATTAAAGCAGGAATATTTCCGGGTGCCTTTAGACCAAGCTGTTGTCACAGCTGTCCAACCAGTGATGATCAGTACTTCGGAAGCTGTAAAAACCTACGACATCAACAAAAGAGATTGTTGCTTTCCTTTTGAGAgacaactgaaatttttcacttcCTACAGTCAGCTGAACTGCCAACTGGAAtgtttgacaaattttacgcTAGCAACGTGCGGCtgtgttaatatttttatgcCAA GAGATCACCACACACAAATCTGTGGCAACGGAAAATTCGAGTGCATGAAACGCGCCGAAAGCACTCTTCAGACTGAAGGACTCTATGGGAGGTTCCAGGATGGACCTGTTAAATCCGTACAAAGAGACATAGATTGTGACTGTATGCCCCTTTGTACTGACTTGAGCTACCACACGGAAACATCTCAAACCAGTTGGAACTGGAAGGAAGGGCTCAAATCTAGAAGCAAACAAGAATTTGACAAGGAAAA AGTGCATTTATCAAGCTTgactgtttattttaaattcaacCATTTTATAACCTCTGAGAGGAACGAACTCTACGGACCAACCGACTTTCTGGCCAATTTTGGAGGTCTTCTAGGACTCTTCACAGGCTTCTCTATTTTGTCCCTgatggaaattatttattttcttactTTGAGAATTTGGTGTAATGTCAGGATGTACGGCAGATGGATAGAAATTAATCGATAA